In one Hyphomicrobium sp. 99 genomic region, the following are encoded:
- a CDS encoding sensor histidine kinase — MASVTSQHVEAASTLAVIASSNEPLLFLSADLNVIAASASFCRTFQIDAAGIPGRKLSEIGGGEWAMPQLHSLLMATAGGTTPIEGYELELTLMGQKPRSLVLNARKLDDGDNDRVRLLLAISDVTAARAESREKDDLIREKAILLQEIQHRVANSLQIIASVLMQSARKVQSEEARGHLQDAHHRVMSIAEVQRHLAASSLGDVSLRPYFVQLCESLGASMIQDPNRLSIVATIDDSVVNANTSVSFGLIITELVINALKHAFPGNRHGKISVDFRSDGAKWALSVVDDGIGMATGSDKAKPGLGTGIVEALAKQLGGKIIVRDAKPGTSVRIVYDELVAKRREALPTA, encoded by the coding sequence ATGGCTTCTGTTACCTCTCAGCACGTTGAAGCAGCCAGCACTCTCGCTGTCATCGCTTCATCTAACGAGCCGCTGCTATTCCTTTCTGCCGATCTGAACGTAATCGCTGCGAGCGCATCGTTCTGCCGGACATTTCAGATTGATGCCGCCGGCATTCCTGGTCGGAAGCTTTCCGAGATCGGCGGTGGCGAGTGGGCAATGCCCCAACTCCATTCTCTGCTGATGGCAACCGCAGGGGGGACAACCCCAATCGAGGGCTACGAACTCGAGCTCACCTTGATGGGCCAAAAGCCTCGAAGCTTGGTGTTAAATGCTCGCAAGCTCGACGATGGAGACAACGACCGTGTTCGGCTCCTTCTGGCGATATCTGACGTAACAGCCGCTCGTGCAGAGTCTCGGGAAAAAGATGATCTCATCCGAGAGAAGGCGATTCTTCTCCAGGAAATCCAGCACCGCGTCGCCAACAGTCTCCAGATCATCGCCAGCGTGTTGATGCAGAGCGCTCGCAAGGTGCAGTCCGAGGAAGCGAGGGGACATCTTCAAGACGCGCACCATCGCGTCATGTCGATCGCCGAAGTTCAGCGTCACCTCGCGGCGTCGAGCCTCGGAGACGTGTCGCTTCGACCCTATTTCGTCCAACTTTGCGAAAGCCTTGGTGCATCGATGATCCAAGACCCCAACCGTCTGTCGATCGTGGCGACCATCGATGACAGTGTCGTCAATGCAAATACGTCGGTGAGCTTTGGTCTAATCATCACCGAACTGGTGATCAATGCTCTTAAACACGCCTTCCCAGGCAACCGGCACGGCAAGATTAGCGTCGATTTCCGGTCCGATGGAGCGAAATGGGCTCTATCCGTCGTGGATGACGGGATTGGCATGGCGACGGGTTCCGACAAAGCCAAGCCGGGGCTCGGTACAGGAATCGTCGAGGCGCTCGCCAAACAGCTCGGCGGCAAAATTATCGTGCGCGATGCAAAACCTGGAACCTCGGTTCGTATTGTTTACGACGAGCTGGTCGCCAAACGGAGGGAGGCACTGCCGACTGCTTAG
- a CDS encoding response regulator translates to MPIHKNVVLVVEDHPITRNAALEFLETAGFEVIEASSADEAIRVLEARPEIHLVFTDVEMPGSIDGLKLSHYISDRWSPIKLIVVSGRTLVEQGHMPVGARFFPKPYNEDAIIEAVRSMLSEAD, encoded by the coding sequence ATGCCAATTCATAAGAACGTTGTTTTGGTGGTCGAGGATCACCCGATTACTCGAAACGCTGCTCTCGAATTTCTGGAAACCGCTGGTTTTGAGGTGATCGAGGCGAGTAGCGCGGACGAAGCTATTCGGGTTCTCGAAGCGCGCCCCGAAATCCATCTTGTGTTCACCGACGTCGAGATGCCTGGTTCGATTGATGGCTTAAAACTATCTCATTACATCAGCGATCGATGGTCGCCGATTAAGTTGATCGTGGTATCGGGCCGGACCCTCGTTGAGCAGGGCCACATGCCGGTCGGGGCTAGATTTTTCCCTAAGCCCTATAACGAGGACGCAATAATCGAAGCTGTGCGCAGCATGCTTTCGGAAGCGGATTAA
- a CDS encoding PHB depolymerase family esterase, with protein sequence MKTLDLEKMHEAARLTRAGRLSDALALLQAATMSPTTGTTSAEGTIDGEIVSDQIRPTKLSAAIPQLLGSFDGANLPGARRHALHTADIAPEGGRYVSGSFSNAEGARSYKLYIPTICAAGPRPLIVMLHGCTQSADDFAAGTRMNFVAEEHGCFVVYPEQPQAANASKCWNWFRSADQARGKGEPSLIAGITRQVVEEHGIDQARIYVAGLSAGGAAAAIMGEAYPDLYAAVGVHSGLACGSANDVASAFNAMRGGGGNTGSGAPAAAKPTIVFHGDRDATVHPSNGAKVIARVAGDANFRMRTERKTSSQGYSFSHAVHRDASGLSILELWELHGAGHSWSGGSPAGSFTSQDGPDASKEMLRFFLQHRRTLP encoded by the coding sequence ATGAAGACTCTCGATCTTGAAAAAATGCACGAAGCCGCACGTCTTACCCGGGCGGGTCGCTTAAGCGATGCGCTCGCGTTGCTGCAAGCCGCCACGATGAGTCCGACAACGGGCACAACGTCTGCCGAGGGAACAATCGACGGCGAGATCGTCTCCGACCAGATACGCCCGACAAAGCTTTCGGCCGCTATCCCGCAACTTCTCGGGTCCTTCGATGGCGCAAACCTGCCAGGGGCACGGCGTCACGCGCTGCACACAGCCGACATCGCGCCCGAAGGAGGGCGCTACGTCAGTGGTTCGTTTTCAAACGCGGAAGGAGCGCGTTCGTACAAACTTTATATTCCAACCATTTGCGCTGCCGGACCAAGGCCGTTAATCGTGATGCTGCACGGGTGCACGCAGTCGGCGGATGACTTTGCTGCGGGTACCCGCATGAACTTCGTGGCCGAAGAGCACGGGTGTTTCGTCGTGTACCCCGAACAGCCGCAAGCCGCGAACGCTTCGAAATGTTGGAACTGGTTCAGGTCAGCCGATCAGGCACGCGGGAAAGGTGAACCATCGTTGATCGCCGGAATCACGCGACAGGTCGTTGAGGAGCACGGCATCGATCAGGCGCGTATTTATGTGGCCGGGTTATCAGCGGGGGGCGCTGCCGCTGCGATTATGGGAGAAGCTTATCCGGACCTCTATGCAGCCGTTGGCGTGCATTCGGGACTCGCCTGTGGCTCAGCCAACGATGTCGCGTCGGCGTTCAACGCGATGCGCGGAGGAGGAGGGAATACGGGCAGTGGTGCCCCTGCTGCGGCGAAGCCCACGATAGTTTTCCACGGCGACAGGGACGCAACGGTCCACCCTTCCAACGGCGCGAAAGTAATTGCTCGAGTCGCTGGAGACGCGAATTTCCGGATGCGGACCGAGCGGAAGACTTCATCTCAAGGATATAGTTTTTCGCATGCTGTGCATCGCGACGCATCTGGGCTCAGCATCCTTGAATTGTGGGAGCTCCACGGCGCCGGGCATTCCTGGTCCGGTGGCAGTCCAGCAGGCTCATTCACCAGCCAAGATGGTCCGGATGCCTCAAAGGAAATGTTGCGCTTCTTTCTTCAACACCGTCGAACGCTGCCGTGA
- a CDS encoding CopG family transcriptional regulator: protein MAKDNVRELRPRGPDSEKITINLGYVDLGQIDLLVEEGFYSNRTDFIRSAIRNQIERHAEVVNKAVRRQSLDLGLRRLDRQELEAARAAGQQLDLRVLGLLTIAPDVSPKLARATIASLTVLGTLHASAEVKAALADRIR from the coding sequence ATGGCGAAAGATAATGTCCGCGAGTTAAGGCCGCGGGGCCCCGATTCAGAGAAGATCACAATCAATCTTGGCTACGTGGATCTCGGGCAGATCGATCTACTGGTCGAGGAAGGTTTCTATTCAAACAGAACCGATTTCATACGCAGCGCCATTCGCAACCAGATCGAGCGGCACGCCGAGGTCGTCAACAAAGCCGTGAGGCGGCAATCGCTTGATCTCGGGTTACGACGGCTCGACCGCCAGGAGCTTGAGGCCGCGCGTGCGGCCGGCCAGCAACTTGATCTCCGAGTGCTCGGGCTTCTTACCATCGCACCCGACGTTTCGCCCAAGTTAGCACGCGCGACGATCGCATCGCTCACGGTACTTGGCACGCTCCACGCAAGCGCGGAAGTCAAAGCCGCTCTGGCCGACCGCATCCGATAG
- a CDS encoding FUSC family protein → MSPSINATRWHHHLLLFDSHRLIFSLSSYLACVLTLGIAFAASLPRPWWAILTVYVTAQPMSGALRPKALYRLIGIILGALVAIVLVPNLQNSPELLVLCLSAWTGLCIYLAVLDRTPRAFLFQMAGFSAAVASFPYLDDPGNIFTTTISRVEEMTVAIAMVTLVHSVIRPWNVQEIIYFRAKRFLVDAIAWADGAIDLRHRNLTYAHRQRVASDVTELGVIAIHLPYDMRGAAGARGMVHGLQQRLAALIPLASAIAQRLDLLDKKEIDPELSRLIDDTRTWLRECADAPTNKLEGMAARLAARARSLSHKSSEERRWQALIVASLAERLAEFVETLQEAKSLTEALDQPSMLDPSLAIDEKRPPIARDPVMAALAGLAMAAAIILYCAVWILLAWPSGSATAAFAALVTCSFAAQEDPAPIIGRYLFATLVTFPIAAAYMFAILPLVDGYMLLSVALAPALIGIGYIQADSARSAIALPMFSCLIVGLGFVDSFQADFAVFANTGIAQVMGIVITIAVTRLFRSVGIEWTARRIIREQWRDIAELAQGATEPRLKDWTALALDRMGQIAARMALASESDALHAADGLSDIRVGRNILHLRKAAASASAKVKNAIENVLSELAQVFRQRYREANVAPAGPQLLWALDEAIGAIQTAEDRSDVLRQALLAAVGIHCNLFPAESRIEETKIHGR, encoded by the coding sequence ATGTCACCATCCATAAACGCGACCCGCTGGCACCATCATCTTTTGTTGTTTGACTCCCACCGGCTCATCTTTTCCTTAAGCAGTTATCTTGCTTGTGTTTTGACGCTCGGGATCGCGTTCGCGGCCAGCCTCCCGCGGCCGTGGTGGGCGATTTTGACCGTGTACGTCACGGCGCAGCCCATGTCCGGTGCGCTGCGCCCAAAGGCGTTGTATCGACTGATCGGGATTATTCTCGGCGCGCTCGTTGCCATCGTCCTCGTTCCCAATCTTCAAAATTCTCCGGAGTTGTTGGTTCTCTGCCTCTCGGCATGGACCGGGTTGTGCATCTATCTTGCCGTCCTCGACCGCACCCCCCGTGCCTTCCTGTTTCAAATGGCCGGCTTTAGCGCGGCCGTTGCCAGCTTTCCCTATCTCGATGATCCCGGGAATATTTTTACGACGACCATATCCCGCGTCGAAGAAATGACTGTCGCAATCGCGATGGTGACGCTCGTGCATAGCGTGATCCGGCCGTGGAATGTCCAGGAAATCATCTATTTCCGCGCGAAACGCTTTCTCGTCGATGCGATCGCGTGGGCCGATGGCGCTATCGACTTGCGCCATAGGAATCTTACGTACGCCCACCGCCAACGCGTCGCCTCCGACGTGACGGAACTCGGAGTAATCGCGATCCACTTGCCATACGACATGAGGGGCGCTGCCGGTGCCCGTGGCATGGTTCATGGTCTGCAACAGCGGCTTGCGGCGCTTATTCCGTTGGCTTCCGCTATAGCCCAGCGCCTCGACCTCTTAGACAAGAAAGAAATCGACCCTGAGCTCTCTCGTCTGATCGATGATACGCGGACATGGTTGCGGGAATGCGCGGACGCGCCGACCAACAAGTTGGAAGGCATGGCGGCGCGTCTTGCAGCGCGCGCGCGATCCTTATCGCATAAGAGCAGCGAGGAAAGGCGTTGGCAGGCGCTGATCGTCGCGAGCCTCGCCGAACGCCTCGCCGAGTTTGTCGAAACGCTGCAAGAGGCCAAGAGCCTTACAGAAGCGCTTGATCAACCGTCAATGCTCGACCCTTCTTTAGCGATAGACGAAAAGCGCCCTCCAATTGCGCGCGATCCTGTCATGGCGGCGCTTGCTGGACTCGCGATGGCGGCGGCGATCATTCTCTATTGCGCGGTCTGGATACTGCTGGCATGGCCGTCGGGATCGGCGACGGCGGCGTTCGCGGCCCTCGTTACTTGCTCCTTTGCGGCGCAGGAAGATCCCGCGCCGATTATCGGCCGCTATCTCTTCGCGACGCTTGTGACCTTTCCGATCGCAGCGGCCTACATGTTCGCCATATTGCCGCTCGTCGATGGCTACATGTTGCTGAGTGTAGCCCTTGCTCCGGCCTTAATCGGCATAGGGTATATTCAGGCGGACTCGGCACGATCGGCGATCGCGCTTCCGATGTTCTCCTGTCTGATAGTCGGCCTTGGTTTCGTCGATTCTTTCCAGGCCGATTTCGCCGTGTTCGCAAACACTGGCATTGCCCAAGTCATGGGCATCGTCATTACGATTGCGGTCACGCGCCTTTTTCGTTCGGTTGGCATCGAATGGACCGCGCGCCGGATCATCCGCGAGCAATGGCGTGACATCGCGGAGCTAGCCCAAGGGGCGACGGAACCTCGTCTCAAGGATTGGACCGCTCTGGCGCTCGATCGGATGGGCCAGATCGCAGCGCGCATGGCGCTCGCAAGCGAGAGCGACGCGCTTCATGCCGCCGACGGCTTAAGCGATATCCGCGTGGGTCGTAATATTCTCCACCTACGAAAGGCCGCCGCGAGTGCAAGTGCGAAGGTCAAAAACGCAATCGAGAACGTGCTTTCTGAACTCGCTCAAGTATTTCGCCAGCGCTATCGCGAAGCGAATGTGGCTCCGGCCGGCCCACAACTTCTGTGGGCGCTCGATGAGGCCATCGGCGCGATCCAAACAGCAGAGGACCGAAGCGACGTGTTGCGGCAGGCCCTCCTCGCTGCCGTCGGCATTCATTGCAATCTCTTCCCAGCGGAATCCAGGATTGAGGAGACCAAAATTCATGGTCGATGA